The following coding sequences lie in one Pseudomonas svalbardensis genomic window:
- a CDS encoding LysR family transcriptional regulator, which translates to MFSKISLDQWQAFVSTVECGGFQQAGEHMFKSQSAISHSVNRMEALLGQELFLIEGRKAVLTPLGQALLPQAKHLLGSAQKLERLANQYQPGLFTEHALAVDMLFPADLLEQALFRFSSVLQGHRIRLYETALSGARELLEDGKVELGIASSLPAGYMQEFLLNVSLLCVVASDHALAHFNGELSLTDMKDYRQIVIRDSGMRISQNSGWLGTSQRWTVSNLSTALTFVERGLGFAWLPEHMVSEKLASGQLRTVPLCHQREREVPMYMGFPEEYKLNPEVRLMTDIIRELCQGIKSDKSEALALAL; encoded by the coding sequence ATGTTTTCCAAGATCAGTCTCGACCAGTGGCAGGCTTTTGTTTCTACGGTTGAGTGTGGCGGTTTCCAGCAGGCTGGCGAGCACATGTTCAAGTCGCAGTCGGCCATCAGCCATTCGGTCAATCGCATGGAAGCCCTGCTGGGTCAGGAACTGTTTCTGATCGAGGGACGCAAGGCGGTATTGACGCCTCTGGGCCAAGCCCTGCTGCCTCAGGCCAAGCACTTGCTGGGCTCGGCGCAAAAACTTGAGCGACTGGCCAATCAGTACCAGCCGGGGCTGTTTACCGAACACGCGCTGGCGGTCGACATGCTGTTTCCCGCCGATTTGCTGGAGCAGGCGCTGTTCCGGTTTTCCTCCGTTTTGCAAGGGCACCGTATCCGGTTGTACGAAACGGCGTTGTCCGGCGCACGCGAACTGCTGGAAGACGGCAAGGTCGAGCTAGGCATCGCCAGCAGTCTGCCGGCGGGCTATATGCAGGAATTCTTGCTCAACGTCTCGCTGCTGTGCGTCGTGGCGTCCGATCACGCACTGGCCCATTTCAACGGCGAGCTGAGCCTTACCGACATGAAAGACTACCGGCAAATCGTGATTCGCGATTCGGGCATGCGCATCTCGCAGAACAGCGGTTGGCTCGGCACGTCGCAGCGCTGGACCGTGAGCAACCTGAGCACCGCGCTGACCTTTGTCGAACGAGGCCTGGGCTTTGCCTGGCTGCCGGAGCACATGGTCAGCGAGAAGCTGGCGAGTGGTCAGTTGCGCACGGTGCCTTTGTGTCATCAGCGTGAACGCGAAGTGCCGATGTATATGGGCTTCCCGGAAGAGTACAAGCTCAACCCGGAAGTCCGGCTGATGACCGACATCATTCGTGAGCTGTGCCAAGGAATCAAGAGTGACAAATCCGAGGCCCTGGCCCTGGCACTCTGA
- a CDS encoding enoyl-CoA hydratase-related protein — MSEVLLSWINPDVACLTLNRPHAGNALNEAMLLQLAEHLELLASQDDLRALVLDGEGPHFCTGADLHWMRRSLEFCHAQNLDDAERLAIVLQRLDEFPVPVLALAKGSVFGGALGLISCADYVLASSDARFSFSEARLGLVPALISPYVVRAIGMRQARHYMLSAEIFDTASAVHLGLVHRQTATSALHSSRDQWLGHIHKGGPQACREIKTMLRRLGKHDGLLEEQPDNLRLIAKVRTSPEGQAGLNAFFNNRKPDWAL; from the coding sequence ATGAGTGAGGTTCTGCTGAGCTGGATCAATCCAGACGTCGCCTGTCTGACACTGAACAGGCCCCATGCAGGCAACGCGCTGAACGAAGCAATGTTGCTGCAACTGGCCGAGCATCTCGAGCTGCTGGCCAGCCAGGATGACCTTCGGGCCCTGGTGCTCGATGGGGAGGGACCGCACTTTTGCACCGGCGCAGACCTGCACTGGATGCGCCGCAGCCTGGAGTTCTGTCACGCGCAGAACCTGGACGATGCTGAACGCCTGGCCATCGTGCTACAGAGGCTCGACGAGTTCCCGGTTCCGGTGCTCGCCCTGGCCAAGGGCTCGGTGTTCGGCGGCGCCCTGGGCTTGATCAGCTGCGCCGACTATGTGCTCGCCAGCAGCGATGCGCGGTTCTCGTTCAGCGAGGCCCGCCTGGGGTTGGTCCCCGCATTGATCAGTCCCTATGTGGTACGCGCCATCGGTATGCGCCAGGCCCGGCACTACATGCTGTCGGCCGAGATTTTCGATACCGCCAGCGCCGTGCACCTCGGCCTGGTGCATCGACAGACCGCGACCTCGGCACTCCACAGCAGTCGCGATCAGTGGCTTGGACATATCCACAAAGGCGGGCCGCAAGCCTGCCGCGAAATAAAAACCATGCTGCGCCGACTGGGCAAGCACGACGGTCTGCTTGAGGAGCAGCCCGACAACCTTCGCCTGATCGCCAAGGTGCGCACCTCCCCCGAAGGACAGGCCGGCCTGAATGCGTTCTTCAACAATCGCAAACCTGATTGGGCCCTCTGA
- a CDS encoding efflux RND transporter periplasmic adaptor subunit: MKMTYWLSGGTALAVAIGIAAFTPLLASGKADKPAASVAALTPVAVASVISGPIPVELSGVGTLEAVNQVQVSPEVGGRIVQLNFTSGKSVSAGQVLIKLNDEPEQGDMSKLQAQAKNARLALERTRKVLLLASTQSQLDQAQANYDQVRGDIAGVQAVINQKTIRAPFAGVLGIRRANLGQYLNPGDPVVTLTDLSRLFVNFPMPEQTAAQLQPGQEVHLRVDAYPDRLFKATVSTLEQQIDPGARSMQVQATLDNPDLLLKPGMFADVTISLPNPTTALTVPETAINYTAYGNSVFVVRDNGGQLKVEQVFVKVGPRHRDRIVVLDAIKPGERVVISGQIKLSNGMPVRITEDAMAQNNGPLLDMAQKQ; the protein is encoded by the coding sequence ATGAAAATGACTTATTGGCTCAGCGGCGGCACTGCGCTGGCAGTGGCTATCGGGATTGCCGCCTTCACCCCGCTGTTGGCCAGCGGCAAAGCCGACAAGCCTGCCGCATCAGTGGCCGCGCTGACTCCGGTGGCCGTGGCCAGCGTGATCTCCGGCCCTATCCCGGTGGAGCTTTCCGGCGTCGGCACCCTCGAAGCGGTGAATCAAGTCCAGGTCTCGCCGGAAGTCGGCGGGCGGATCGTGCAACTGAACTTCACCTCCGGCAAAAGCGTCAGCGCCGGCCAGGTGCTGATCAAGCTCAATGATGAACCCGAGCAGGGTGACATGAGCAAGCTACAGGCCCAGGCCAAGAACGCCCGGCTGGCCCTGGAGCGCACCCGCAAAGTCTTGCTGCTGGCCTCCACGCAATCGCAACTGGATCAGGCTCAGGCCAATTATGACCAGGTGCGCGGGGATATCGCCGGCGTCCAGGCAGTGATCAACCAGAAGACCATCCGCGCACCGTTCGCCGGGGTCCTGGGTATTCGCCGGGCCAACCTGGGCCAGTACCTCAACCCCGGTGATCCGGTAGTGACCCTGACCGACCTCTCGCGCCTGTTCGTCAACTTCCCGATGCCGGAACAGACCGCGGCCCAGTTGCAGCCTGGCCAAGAGGTCCATTTGCGCGTCGACGCCTACCCGGACCGGTTGTTCAAGGCCACCGTCAGCACCCTCGAACAGCAGATCGATCCAGGCGCCCGCTCCATGCAGGTCCAGGCCACGCTGGACAATCCTGACCTATTGCTCAAACCGGGGATGTTCGCCGACGTCACGATTTCACTGCCCAACCCGACCACCGCCCTGACCGTGCCGGAAACCGCGATCAACTACACCGCCTACGGCAACTCGGTGTTTGTGGTGCGCGACAATGGCGGCCAACTGAAGGTCGAGCAGGTGTTCGTCAAGGTCGGCCCCCGTCATCGCGATCGCATCGTCGTACTTGATGCGATCAAACCCGGTGAGCGCGTGGTGATTTCCGGCCAGATCAAGCTGAGCAATGGCATGCCGGTGCGCATCACCGAGGATGCCATGGCCCAGAACAATGGCCCGCTCCTGGATATGGCGCAAAAGCAATGA
- the asnB gene encoding asparagine synthase (glutamine-hydrolyzing): protein MCGFIGMYQTAPRAMSEQAMADALQSINHRGPDESSVWHDPAGRAALGHTRLSIIGLDNGAQPIVADEGDLVIVVNGELYDHERIRLELEAEGCVFKTESDSEIALHLYRRYGMAGLKRLRGEFAFVLFDRQRRLILAVRDRLGIKPLFYTQHEGTWYFASEVKAILAAGVPCEWDEDAYASRAFYLRDHTLFKGVRSVKPGCWVMVDNGGMQSGRYWDMEFARKDAPDPTDEQGMIEAIRSAVEESVRLRLRADVPIGVYLSGGIDSSAMLGLATQLTGKPLDAFNLSFTDMEDYDENRFARLAAEHNGARFHTIEITQDDLADNFEQALWHNETPFFNAHGVAKYILSQEVRKAGMKVVLTGEGADEVFAGYPHFRRDMLLYNVERQDPQVISKLRQRIQESEQGYTRSEMPDDIHWMINQLNHGVSWLDNQAGWFKALESLYSSDFRDHFSGIDPYRQFFDRLDHNQLEGRDPVHKSMYLWAKSYLPNFVLTTLGDRMEMANSIEGRVPLLDHHVVELACKMPVWMKVRGSTEKFIFREAMRPYLPQALYERKKHYFRAPPATLQQQGRLYQLVQDVLHGSELDNLPFFDAAKVRHLLDRLPGLTPREQGLLDPMLMELTSLCLLQRRYKMQATVNPQRVRGVAA, encoded by the coding sequence ATGTGTGGTTTTATCGGTATGTATCAAACCGCTCCAAGAGCCATGTCCGAACAGGCCATGGCCGACGCCCTTCAGAGCATCAACCATCGCGGTCCGGACGAAAGCAGTGTCTGGCACGATCCGGCGGGTCGTGCGGCCCTGGGCCATACGCGCTTGAGCATCATCGGTCTGGACAATGGCGCACAACCTATCGTTGCCGACGAAGGCGACCTCGTGATCGTAGTCAACGGCGAACTCTATGACCATGAGCGTATTCGCCTGGAGCTGGAAGCCGAAGGCTGCGTTTTCAAGACCGAGTCCGACAGCGAAATCGCCTTGCACCTGTACCGTCGCTACGGCATGGCCGGCTTGAAGCGCCTGCGCGGCGAGTTCGCGTTCGTGCTGTTCGACCGCCAACGTCGCCTGATACTGGCGGTGCGTGATCGTCTGGGCATCAAGCCGCTGTTCTACACCCAACACGAAGGCACTTGGTATTTCGCCTCGGAAGTCAAAGCCATCCTCGCGGCCGGCGTGCCTTGCGAGTGGGATGAAGATGCTTACGCCAGCCGCGCGTTCTACCTGCGCGACCATACCCTGTTCAAGGGCGTGCGCAGCGTCAAACCCGGTTGCTGGGTGATGGTGGATAACGGCGGCATGCAGAGCGGCCGTTACTGGGACATGGAGTTCGCCCGCAAGGATGCGCCAGACCCTACCGACGAGCAGGGCATGATCGAAGCGATTCGCTCGGCCGTCGAAGAGTCGGTTCGCCTGCGCCTGCGTGCCGACGTGCCAATCGGTGTCTACCTGAGCGGCGGCATCGACTCCTCGGCGATGCTCGGGCTCGCCACGCAGCTGACAGGCAAACCCCTGGATGCGTTCAACCTGTCGTTCACCGACATGGAAGACTACGACGAAAACCGTTTCGCCCGCCTGGCCGCCGAGCACAACGGCGCACGCTTTCACACTATCGAAATTACCCAGGATGACCTGGCAGACAATTTCGAACAGGCGCTGTGGCACAACGAAACACCCTTCTTCAACGCCCACGGCGTAGCCAAATACATCCTCAGCCAGGAAGTGCGCAAGGCCGGCATGAAAGTCGTGCTCACCGGAGAGGGCGCCGATGAAGTGTTCGCCGGTTACCCGCACTTCCGTCGTGACATGCTGCTGTACAACGTCGAACGCCAGGACCCGCAGGTCATCAGCAAGCTGCGCCAGCGCATCCAGGAAAGCGAACAGGGCTACACCCGTTCCGAGATGCCGGATGACATTCACTGGATGATCAATCAGCTCAACCACGGTGTGTCCTGGCTGGACAACCAGGCCGGCTGGTTCAAGGCGCTGGAAAGCCTGTACAGCAGTGACTTCCGTGATCACTTCAGCGGGATCGACCCGTATCGCCAGTTCTTCGACCGCCTCGATCACAACCAGCTCGAAGGTCGCGACCCGGTGCACAAATCGATGTACCTGTGGGCCAAGTCGTACCTGCCAAACTTCGTGCTGACCACCCTGGGCGATCGCATGGAAATGGCCAACAGCATCGAAGGTCGCGTACCGCTGCTCGATCACCACGTGGTCGAGCTGGCCTGCAAGATGCCGGTCTGGATGAAAGTCCGTGGCTCGACCGAGAAGTTCATCTTCCGCGAAGCCATGCGCCCTTACCTGCCGCAAGCCTTGTATGAGCGCAAGAAGCATTACTTCCGTGCACCACCGGCCACGCTGCAGCAGCAAGGTCGTCTGTATCAACTGGTGCAGGACGTGCTGCACGGCAGCGAGCTGGACAACCTGCCGTTCTTCGATGCGGCAAAAGTCCGTCATCTGCTCGATCGTCTGCCAGGCCTGACGCCGAGGGAACAAGGCCTGCTTGATCCGATGCTAATGGAGCTGACCAGCCTCTGCCTGTTGCAGCGTCGCTACAAGATGCAAGCCACCGTCAACCCGCAGAGGGTACGAGGAGTCGCTGCATGA
- a CDS encoding TolC family outer membrane protein, which yields MFRLSLITLLIFATQANAVETSPRSTLMSVYSQVVEHNSEIAAAQEDYFARREAVPQARADLLPQIDLQALNGSTRTNLHDVDTRNGSLYRVTLNQPLFDAAHWFNLKSAHALSEQAQLDFSTVQQELVLKTAQSYFDTLLAEDTLAATKAELRAFERQLNQTRQRYDAGLSDQNDVLSAQASYDRSHASVINAQRLTDDAYQALNRLTGQPQAPLIGIRHTLPVEPPVPNEAQSWVDQALTQNLRLRASQVRTQAAQENLRSKKAEHLPTLGLQLGYAEGDADVMDNPPAFGQRGGNEKQSSVLLNFKLPLYSGGRTSSRVREAYHRFDESEYDQTSLQREVVEASRNAFRSVNSEREQVRALRQTIISSQGALHATEVGYEVGNRNIVDILSAQRDLYNAVREYNLARYSYILSGLRLKLAAGTLSPADLQSLAQYLKPDYDPDKDFLPADLAQQDAKTL from the coding sequence ATGTTCAGATTGTCTTTGATAACCCTGCTGATCTTCGCCACCCAGGCCAACGCCGTTGAAACGTCCCCACGCAGCACACTGATGTCGGTGTACAGCCAGGTCGTGGAACACAACAGCGAAATAGCCGCCGCTCAGGAAGACTACTTCGCCCGCCGCGAAGCTGTGCCCCAGGCACGGGCCGACCTGTTGCCACAGATAGACCTGCAAGCCCTGAACGGCAGCACCCGGACCAACCTGCATGATGTCGACACACGCAACGGCAGCCTGTACCGCGTGACCTTGAACCAGCCGCTGTTCGATGCCGCACACTGGTTCAACCTCAAGTCTGCCCACGCCCTGAGCGAACAGGCTCAACTGGACTTCTCCACTGTCCAGCAAGAGCTGGTACTCAAGACCGCCCAGAGCTATTTCGACACGCTGCTGGCCGAAGACACCCTGGCCGCCACCAAAGCCGAACTGCGCGCTTTCGAGCGTCAGTTGAACCAGACCCGGCAACGCTACGACGCCGGCCTCTCGGACCAGAATGATGTGCTTTCGGCGCAGGCCAGCTACGACCGCTCCCATGCCAGCGTGATCAATGCCCAGCGCCTGACCGACGATGCTTACCAGGCGCTGAATCGCCTGACCGGCCAGCCTCAGGCACCCTTGATCGGCATCCGCCATACCCTCCCTGTCGAGCCACCGGTGCCTAACGAAGCCCAGTCCTGGGTTGACCAGGCGCTGACGCAAAACCTGCGCCTGCGTGCCAGTCAGGTGAGAACCCAGGCGGCACAGGAAAACCTGCGCAGCAAAAAGGCCGAACACTTACCTACCTTGGGATTGCAATTGGGGTATGCCGAGGGTGACGCCGATGTGATGGACAACCCACCTGCCTTCGGCCAGCGCGGCGGTAATGAGAAACAGAGCTCAGTGCTGCTGAACTTCAAGCTGCCGCTGTACAGCGGTGGACGCACCAGCTCTCGGGTTCGCGAGGCTTATCACCGTTTCGACGAAAGCGAATACGACCAGACCAGCCTGCAACGGGAGGTGGTCGAGGCCTCACGCAATGCCTTTCGTTCGGTCAACAGCGAGCGCGAACAGGTGCGCGCCTTGCGCCAGACCATCATCTCCAGCCAAGGCGCGTTACACGCGACGGAAGTCGGCTATGAAGTGGGTAACCGCAACATCGTCGACATCCTGTCCGCCCAGCGTGATCTGTACAACGCGGTACGCGAATACAACCTGGCTCGCTACAGCTACATCCTCAGCGGCCTGCGCCTGAAGCTTGCAGCCGGAACCTTGAGCCCCGCTGACCTGCAAAGTCTGGCGCAGTACCTGAAACCCGATTACGACCCCGACAAGGACTTCCTGCCGGCAGACCTGGCGCAACAAGACGCCAAGACACTCTGA
- a CDS encoding hydroxymethylglutaryl-CoA synthase — translation MELNMKIGIDDIGLYVPEHFFPLHELAVRHNIDPNKYLVGIGQEFMAVPAPDEDIVSMAANATQPLLTDDLRASISTVILATESGIDQSKSAGLFVHRMLGLKADCRVIEFKQACYGATAGLQMACALVRQRPNEKILLIASDIARYKQDSEGECTQGAGAIAMIIAKDPRILEIHPHEGKYSLDVMDFWRPNFASTAFVDGKLSIDIYMESLKHSWQNYRNDGGLALTDLSYLCFHQPFTKMAKKAFSVFETLEPAAAAALGESSYADSQIYGKAIGNCYTASLYIALLSLLENNAQDLSGKNIGLFSYGSGSVGEFFSGTVVKGYANHSRKHFHANMLKRRTQLKHAQYTDWFYGDKQSDAETYQTPRISSASYRFAGTEGYRRLYEENTQQALRVA, via the coding sequence ATGGAATTAAACATGAAGATCGGCATCGATGACATTGGGTTGTATGTACCGGAGCACTTCTTCCCGCTCCACGAACTTGCCGTGCGGCATAACATTGATCCCAACAAATACCTGGTGGGTATTGGTCAGGAATTCATGGCGGTTCCAGCGCCTGACGAAGACATCGTCAGCATGGCCGCAAACGCCACCCAACCGCTGTTGACCGACGATCTGAGAGCGTCCATTTCGACCGTCATCCTCGCAACCGAGAGTGGTATCGACCAGTCCAAGTCCGCCGGGCTTTTCGTGCACCGGATGCTGGGGCTCAAAGCCGATTGCCGAGTCATCGAGTTCAAACAGGCATGCTACGGCGCGACCGCCGGCCTGCAGATGGCCTGTGCACTGGTGCGCCAGCGTCCAAACGAAAAAATCCTGCTGATTGCCTCGGACATCGCCCGCTACAAACAGGACTCGGAAGGCGAATGCACCCAAGGTGCCGGGGCTATCGCAATGATCATCGCCAAAGACCCACGCATTCTGGAAATTCACCCGCATGAGGGTAAATACAGCCTGGACGTCATGGATTTCTGGCGTCCGAACTTCGCCTCCACCGCGTTTGTCGACGGCAAGCTGTCGATCGATATTTACATGGAATCGCTCAAGCATTCCTGGCAGAACTACCGCAACGACGGTGGCCTGGCGCTCACCGATTTGAGTTACCTGTGCTTCCATCAACCGTTCACCAAAATGGCCAAGAAAGCCTTTTCGGTGTTCGAAACCCTGGAGCCAGCCGCAGCCGCCGCGCTCGGCGAAAGCAGCTACGCTGACAGCCAGATCTACGGTAAAGCCATCGGCAACTGCTACACCGCCTCGCTCTACATCGCACTGTTGTCACTGCTGGAAAACAACGCGCAAGACCTCTCTGGCAAAAACATCGGCCTGTTCAGCTATGGCTCCGGCAGCGTCGGCGAGTTCTTCTCCGGCACGGTGGTCAAGGGCTACGCAAACCATTCGCGCAAGCACTTCCACGCCAACATGCTCAAGCGCCGCACACAGCTGAAACACGCGCAGTACACCGACTGGTTCTATGGCGACAAACAAAGCGATGCCGAAACCTATCAAACGCCACGCATCAGCAGCGCCAGCTATCGCTTCGCCGGTACCGAAGGCTATCGCCGGCTGTATGAAGAAAACACTCAGCAAGCCTTGAGAGTCGCGTAA
- a CDS encoding MexW/MexI family multidrug efflux RND transporter permease subunit: MKFTDLFIRRPVLTLVVSALIVMLGVLALLNLPIRQYPALESATITVTTNYPGARSSLMQGFVTQPISQAVASVDGVDYLTSSSTQGKSLISIRLKLNADSNKALTEIMAAVNQVKYRLPEGAYDSVIAKSSGEGTAVIYIGFSSKDIGLPAITDYLSRVIQPLYSSIDGVANAEVLGGQTLAMRLWLDPVRMAARNISASDVAEAIRKNNFQAAPGQTKGAYVSANININTDLTSVEQFRQLVIKSKGDTLIRLSDIGTAELGATAYETSGIMDGEKSVFIGLHPTPSGNPLTIVKGVEDMMPQVQKTLPPGMTMNIVFEVARFIKASIDEVMRTLLEAVVIVAVVIFLFLGSMRTVLIPLVTIPLSLVGAAAMMSLFGFSINLLTLLSMVLAIGLVVDDAIVVVENVHRHIESGKSPLHAAMVGAREISGPVIAMTITLAAVYAPIGLMGGLTGALFKEFAFTLAGAVIVSGIVALTLSPLMSSLLLTSKSNEGVMARGAERFFHWLGDKYGRVLDFSLHHSWITAVIAVLVFASLPFLYLNAQRELAPGEDQAQVLAVAKAPQYANIDYTETYSRKLDTLLGTYPETDMTWVVVGNDGPRSAFGGANLSEWDKRTRSADTIQAQVQQEANEIEGMSIFAFQLPSLPGSTGGLPVQMVIQSSQDHRVVFEELERIKQAARASGLFAVVDSDLDFNSPLVNIKIDRTKANDLGISMQAIGDSLAVLVGENYINRFALNGRAYDVIPQVPRNQRMSGELLVGQYVEAANGAHIPLSTLVSFEMAVEANKLTQFNQLNSATLQAVPAPGVSIGDAVKFLTAQAQTLPAGFTHDWLSDARQFVQEGSALMITFAFAILVIYLVLAAQFESLRDPLVILISVPLSICGALIPLYLGYATVNIYTQIGLVTLIGLISKHGILMVEFANELQQSQQLDRRTAIEQAALIRLRPILMTTAAMVVGLIPLLLASGAGAHSRFSLGLVIVVGMLVGTLFTLFILPTVYTYLAKDHRAAQHSARNQELSQVSNALTN, translated from the coding sequence ATGAAATTCACCGACCTGTTTATTCGTCGCCCCGTGCTGACGCTGGTGGTCAGCGCGCTGATCGTGATGCTCGGCGTTCTGGCGCTGCTCAATCTGCCGATACGCCAGTATCCGGCACTGGAAAGCGCAACCATCACCGTCACCACCAACTATCCCGGCGCCCGCTCCTCGCTGATGCAGGGGTTCGTCACCCAACCGATTTCCCAGGCGGTGGCCTCGGTCGACGGGGTCGATTACCTGACGTCCAGTTCGACTCAGGGCAAGAGCCTGATCAGCATCCGCCTGAAACTCAACGCCGACTCCAACAAGGCGCTGACGGAAATCATGGCGGCGGTCAATCAGGTGAAGTACCGCCTGCCCGAAGGCGCCTATGACTCGGTGATCGCCAAATCCTCCGGCGAAGGCACAGCGGTGATCTACATCGGTTTCTCCAGCAAGGATATCGGCCTGCCGGCCATTACCGATTACCTGTCGCGGGTGATCCAGCCGTTGTATTCCTCCATCGACGGAGTCGCCAATGCCGAAGTGCTTGGCGGTCAAACCCTGGCGATGCGCCTGTGGCTGGACCCGGTGCGCATGGCGGCGCGTAATATTTCCGCCAGCGACGTGGCCGAGGCGATCCGCAAGAACAACTTCCAGGCAGCCCCCGGCCAGACCAAGGGCGCATACGTTTCGGCCAACATCAACATCAACACCGATCTGACCAGCGTCGAGCAGTTTCGACAGCTGGTGATCAAGAGCAAGGGCGACACGCTGATCCGTCTGAGTGACATCGGCACTGCCGAGCTGGGCGCCACCGCCTATGAAACCAGCGGCATCATGGACGGTGAGAAAAGCGTCTTCATCGGCCTGCACCCGACGCCGAGCGGCAACCCGCTGACCATAGTCAAAGGGGTCGAGGACATGATGCCTCAAGTGCAGAAAACTCTGCCGCCGGGCATGACCATGAACATCGTTTTCGAGGTCGCGCGCTTTATCAAGGCGTCCATCGACGAAGTGATGCGCACCTTGCTGGAAGCAGTGGTCATCGTTGCCGTGGTGATTTTCCTGTTCCTCGGTTCGATGCGCACGGTACTGATTCCACTGGTGACGATTCCGCTGTCGCTGGTCGGCGCCGCGGCGATGATGAGCCTGTTCGGCTTCAGCATTAACCTGCTGACCCTGTTGTCGATGGTGCTGGCGATCGGGCTGGTGGTGGACGACGCCATTGTGGTGGTGGAGAACGTCCACCGACATATCGAGTCAGGCAAGTCACCGCTGCATGCGGCGATGGTGGGAGCACGGGAAATCAGTGGTCCGGTGATCGCCATGACCATCACCCTCGCGGCGGTTTACGCACCCATCGGCCTGATGGGCGGCCTCACGGGCGCACTGTTCAAAGAGTTCGCCTTTACCCTCGCGGGGGCGGTGATCGTCTCCGGGATCGTTGCCTTGACACTGTCGCCGCTGATGAGCTCGTTGCTGCTCACCAGCAAGTCCAACGAAGGCGTGATGGCCCGTGGCGCGGAACGGTTCTTCCACTGGCTGGGCGACAAGTACGGCCGGGTGCTGGACTTCTCGTTGCACCATTCGTGGATCACCGCTGTGATTGCCGTGCTGGTGTTCGCCAGCCTGCCATTTCTCTACCTCAACGCCCAGCGTGAACTCGCCCCCGGCGAAGACCAGGCACAAGTGCTGGCGGTGGCCAAGGCCCCGCAGTACGCCAACATCGACTACACCGAAACCTACTCGCGCAAACTCGACACCTTGCTGGGCACCTACCCGGAAACCGACATGACCTGGGTCGTGGTCGGCAACGACGGACCACGTAGCGCATTCGGCGGCGCCAACCTCAGCGAATGGGACAAACGCACCCGCAGCGCCGACACCATTCAGGCCCAGGTGCAGCAGGAAGCGAACGAGATCGAAGGCATGAGCATCTTTGCCTTCCAACTGCCCTCATTACCGGGTTCCACCGGTGGCCTGCCGGTGCAGATGGTGATTCAGAGCTCCCAGGATCACCGCGTGGTGTTCGAAGAACTGGAACGCATCAAGCAAGCGGCGCGCGCTAGCGGACTGTTCGCTGTGGTCGACAGCGATCTGGACTTCAACAGCCCGCTGGTCAACATCAAGATCGACCGCACCAAGGCCAACGATCTGGGCATCAGCATGCAGGCGATCGGTGATTCACTGGCGGTGCTGGTGGGCGAAAACTACATCAACCGCTTCGCCCTCAATGGTCGGGCCTACGATGTGATCCCGCAGGTGCCGCGCAACCAGCGCATGTCCGGCGAACTGCTGGTGGGCCAATACGTCGAGGCGGCCAACGGCGCGCACATTCCACTGTCGACACTGGTCAGTTTCGAGATGGCGGTGGAAGCGAACAAGCTGACCCAGTTCAACCAGCTGAACTCGGCCACCCTGCAAGCCGTTCCGGCGCCCGGTGTCAGCATCGGCGATGCGGTGAAATTCCTGACCGCGCAAGCCCAGACATTGCCTGCCGGCTTTACCCATGACTGGCTGTCAGATGCCCGCCAGTTCGTTCAGGAAGGCAGTGCGTTGATGATCACCTTCGCCTTCGCGATTCTGGTGATCTACCTGGTACTGGCAGCGCAATTCGAGAGCCTGCGCGACCCGTTGGTGATTCTGATCAGTGTGCCGTTGTCGATCTGCGGCGCGTTGATTCCGCTGTACCTGGGCTACGCCACCGTCAATATCTATACCCAGATCGGGTTGGTGACGCTAATCGGTCTGATCAGCAAGCACGGGATCCTGATGGTCGAGTTCGCCAACGAACTGCAACAGAGCCAGCAACTCGACCGGCGCACAGCCATCGAGCAGGCGGCGCTTATCCGTTTGCGGCCGATTCTGATGACCACCGCCGCCATGGTGGTGGGGCTGATCCCACTGCTGCTGGCCAGCGGTGCGGGTGCCCACAGCCGATTCAGCCTGGGTCTGGTGATTGTGGTCGGGATGCTGGTGGGCACGCTGTTCACGCTGTTCATCCTGCCCACCGTTTATACCTACCTGGCCAAGGATCACCGAGCCGCTCAGCACTCGGCCCGCAATCAAGAACTCAGCCAGGTCAGTAACGCCCTGACGAACTGA